CGGGCCCCGGAGCGCCGCCTCGTCCGCGGCGAGAATCTCCCGGGCCGCCGGCCGTAGCCACGGCAGCAGGTCGGGGTCGGCCCAGCGGCGACGGACCTGGCGACGCAGGAGAGCACCCGGCGCCAGCGACATGGCCGCTGCTCGGACGAGCGCGCCGCTCGGACGTCTCCGGCCCCCGTGGACCAGTAGATGGAGGGGGGTGATCCGGCGGCCCTCCACGAAGATGTCCCCGCCCTCGCCGGTGAGGATCGTGCCCGGATCGAGCTGTTCGAAGAACAGCGGTTGCGTGTGCACCGCCTCGGGCCACACCAGACCGCGCCGGCGGAGGTGACGCGTGGCCAGGTCGCCCAGCGTCGAACGCTGATCGGTCACCGGCAGGACGATGCGCTCGGTCAGGCCGAGGTGGCCGAGGACGAGCGCCTGCCACGAGCTCTCGTCGGCACGCTCGTCGCCGGGGTACACGGCGGTCACCGGGATCGGGAGCGGCGCGCCGACGAGCCGGGCCGCCCGCGTCGCCAGGGCCAGCACCAGCGAGGAATCACGTCCGCCGGAGAAGAGCACGTAGCAGGGCCCGGCCCCGAGTGCCCCGGCGACAGCCTGCTCCAGGGCCGCGCGGGTACTGAGCCGGCCGTCAGCGCGGCGCACCTCACGCGAGGGTGGCATCGCACCCAGCGGAGCCGCGACCGCACGCTCGCGGGCGGTCAGGCGCTGGTAGGACATCCCCGCCTCACCCACGTGCGTTCGCCCGCTCATGCCCGCACGGGCACCAGCGCGCCGCGTGCCGGACAACGGCACGCGGCGCGCAGTGGGTGATCAGCTGAACTCACCCGGTGCCGGCAGGGTGATCCTCCAGAGCCGGATCTCATCCGACCAGTCCTGCAGGTTCGCCCCGCCCAGAGTCATCTCGCGCACGCTACCCACTTCGGTGAGCGTGGGAGCCTCATATTTTCCCATGCGTCCTCTACCCTTCATGCTCGTGGTTCGGGCCACGCCTCCTGGGCGGACGCCCAAGCGGTGAGTTCGACACTAGGAGCAACGGGGTTCTCGCACCCGGGTGATCCAGGGGTGAAAAAACCGGCTCGTCCGCCCTCACCCCGGGGTGAGGGCGCCGGTTCAGCACCCCGGACCGGCCGCCGCCTCGACCCGCGCGAGGTAGAGCTCGAGCGCACGGTCATCGGCCAGGACTCGGTCGCCGGGCACTGGGGGCCTCCGGACCAGCACGTGCCGGACGACGCTGCGAGACGAGCCGGCGGCGGTCCGGGCCGCCCCCGGTGCTACCGCCCGGGCGACGAGGCGGGCCAGTCCCGGCTCCTGTCGCGCCCGATCGACGGGGGCGAGGCGCCCGACACCGGCAGTGAGCGCCCGGAACGCCCAGGACATGGGCAGGGTGCGTCCCATCTCCTCCGGGAGGTCGCCGCCGAGCGTGTCGCGGGCGCGGAGCAGCACGAGGCAGACGTGCGGCGCCACCTTCCAGGCACGGGCCCGTCGTCCGACCTCGCCCCAGTCGGTGACGCGTGCCGCCATCCGTTGCGCGTCCACCAGGTAGAGCAGCCGATTGGCGCCGGTCAACGCGGCGTGCAGGCAGACGTGGATGAAGCCGTCCTCCGGGTCGAGCGTCCACCCGGTGGAGAAGCCGAGACGGATCGGCACCCGCCGGGCGAGCAGCTGCTCGGTGGGCACGGCGAGCGTCCGGCGACGTTCGGCCATGTTGATCATGGACCAGTGCAGATCCACGAGCACGCCAGACGGGCTCCGCCAGTGCATCTCACCCGGCGCCTGAGGATTGCGCAGCATGTCGTCGAAGTCGGCAACCGTCCATCCCGCCTCCCGCAACCGCGTGCTGACCGTCCGCAGATCGCCGGCGGCGACGAGCAGGTCGAGATCCTTGTAGCTGCGCAGGCCCACGACGGGGTGGGCGAGCTCGGACAGGACCGGACCCTTGAACACCGCCCAGGGGACGCCGTCGAGCAGGTCACCGACGTGCCCCAGCAACGTGGTGACGTGCAGATGCATCGCCGCCGCCCGGTCCCGGTCCGGCCGGAGCAGGTGCCCGAGCGCGGGTTGGCTGTCGCGGAGGAGGACGTGGGCCAGGGGTGCCAGCCGGTGGAACCGCACGGCGCCGAGGAACTCCTCCGGATCGGCGGCGACCTCGCGCGCGAGGGCGGGGGTCTCGCCCCGGGCGATCGAGACGAGGCTGTGGGAGATCGCGTGCTGCTGCCTGCTCGCGGTACCGCTCCACATCGCAGCTGCTCCTCCGCTCCCGCCACGCCGGCCGGCGCTGTGCGGGTCAGACTAGGTCATGGCCCGGCTGACCGGTGGGGCAACGGTGTGCGGAAGTTCGGTACGCGGCCGCCGCTCCGGCGCTATCCTGCCGACCAGGGCACCGCTCATCCCCAGGGAAGGGGGAGGCTGTGAAAGGCATCATCCTCGCGGGTGGGTCGGGCACGCGTCTGCACCCCCTCACGATCGGGGTGTCCAAGCAGCTGCTCCCGGTCTACGACAAGCCGATGGTCTACTACCCGCTCTCGACGCTCATGCTCGCCGGCATCCGGGACATCCTGGTCATCACCACCCCGCACGAGGCCGCGAGCTTCGAGCGGCTGCTCGGCGACGGATCGCAGTTCGGCATCTCCCTGACCTTCGCCCACCAGCCCTCACCGGACGGGCTCGCGCAGGCCTTCGTGATCGGCGCCGATTTCATCGGCGCGGACCGGGTCGCGCTCATCCTGGGTGACAACCTGCTGTACGGTCCCGGCCTCGGTACCCGCCTCTCCCGCTTCACCGACATCGACGGCGCGGCTGTCTTCGCGTACTGGGTCAGCGATCCGCGCTCCTACGGCGTGGTCGGCTTCGACGCCGACGGCCACGCGACTTCGCTCGAGGAGAAGCCGGCCGAGCCCGCGAGCAACTACGCGGTCCCCGGTCTGTACTTCTACGACAACGACGTCCTCGAGCTCGCCCGGCAGGCCCGGCCCAGCGCCCGTGGGGAGTACGAGATCACCGACATCAATCGCGCCTACCTCGAGCGGGACCGCTTGCAGGTGCACGTGCTGCCGCGGGGCACCGCCTGGCTCGACACCGGGACCTTCGACCAGATGACCGATGCCGGGGACTACGTCCGCACGATGGAGCGTCGCACCGGTCTGAAGATCGGCGCCCCGGAGGAGGTGGCGTGGCGCAAGGGCTTCCTGACCGACGACGAGCTGCGGGCCCGGGCAGCGGGGCTGCGGCGCTCCGGCTACGGCTCCTACCTGCTCGAACTGCTCGAGCGGGAGGGCCGGTGATGCGGCTGCTGGTGACCGGGGGGGCCGGCTTCGTCGGGGCGAACTTCGTCCGTCACGTGATCGAGCACTCCGACCACGAGGTCGCGGTGCTCGATGCCCTGACCTACGCCGGCCACCGCGCCTCGCTGGCGGGCCTGCCCGCGGATCGCGTGCGCTTCGTGCACGGTGACGTCGCGGACGCTCGCCTCGTCGACGGCCTCGTCGGTGACTGCGACGCCGTGGTGCACTTCGCCGCCGAGTCCCACAACGACCGTTCCCTGCGGGATCCGAGGATCTTCCTGCACTCGAACGTGGTCGGCACGTTCACCCTGCTGGAAGCGGTCCGGCGCCACAACACGCGCTTGCATCACATCTCGACCGACGAGGTCTACGGCGACCTCGAGCTCGACTCGCCGGAGCGGTTCACGGAGACCACCGCCTACAACCCCTCCTCCCCCTACTCCTCCACCAAGGCCGGGAGCGACATGCTGGTGCGCGCGTGGTGCCGGTCCTTCGGCGTCCGGGCCACCATCTCAAACTGCTCGAACAACTACGGGCCGTACCAGCATGTGGAGAAGTTCATCCCCCGGCAGATCACGAATGTGCTCCGCGGCCTCCGGCCCAAGCTCTACGGCGGAGGCCGGAACGTGCGGGACTGGATCCACGTCGAGGACCACTCCTCGGCGGTGCTCGCGATCCTCGAGACGGGCCGGCCCGGCCAGACCTACCTGATCGGCGCGGACGGGGAGTGCTCCAACCGCGAGGTCGTCGAACTGGTGCTGGCCCTGATGGGGCGCCCTGCCCAGGCCTACGACCAGGTGGCCGACCGGCCCGGCCACGACCAGCGGTACGCGATAGACGCGACCAAGTTGCGCACGGAGCTGGGGTGGCGACCCCGCTTCGGCGATTTCGAGCGAGGCCTGGCGTCGACGATCGACTGGTACCGCACGCACGAGGCGTGGTGGGCGCCGTCCAAGGAGGACACCGAGGCCTTCTACGCCAAGCACGGACAGTGATGGACCTGGACAAGGAGCTGGGCCTGTCCACCACCCCGATCGAGGGGTTGCTGCTGGTCGAGCTACCGGTGCGGGCGGACAGCCGGGGCTGGTTCAAGGAGAACTGGCAGCGGGAGAAGATGCTCGCCCTCGGCTTGCCGGACTTCGGTCCGGTGCAGCACAACGTCTCCTTCAACGACCGTGCCGGCACCACCCGCGGCATCCACGCCGAACCGTGGGACAAGTGGGTCTCGGTCGCGAGCGGCCGCGTCTTCGGCGCCTGGGTCGACCTGCGCGAGGGCCCGGGGCTGGGCCGGCTCGTCACCGCCGAGCTGGATCCGTCCCGCGCCGTCTTCGTCCCCCGTGGCGTGGGCAACGCCTTCCAGACCCTCGAGGCGGGGACGGCCTACACCTACCTGGTCAACGGCCACTGGCGGGCGGAGGCCACCTACACCGTCCTCGACCTCGCCGATGCCACCGTCGGGATCCGCTGGCCGATCCCGCTCTCGCGAGCCGAGATCTCGGACAAGGACCGTCACCACCCTCCGCTCGCGCGGGTCACGCCCCTCCCGGCGCGCAGGACTCTGGTGCTCGGCGCCGACGGTCAGATCGGCCGCGCCCTGCGGAGCCGGTGGGGCGAGGTCCCCTCGGTCGAGTACACGACTCGCTCCCAGCTGGACCTCACCGACACCGGGCTCGCCGGCGCCCGCCCGTGGCAGGACTGTGGAGTCCTGGTCAACGCCGCCGCCTTCACCGGTGTCGATGCGGCAGAGACGCACGAAGGGCGCCGAGCCGCGTGGGAGGCGAATGCCACCGCCGTCGGCCGCCTCGCCCGCATCGCCACCGACCACCGCCTCACCCTCGTGCACCTGTCCAGCGACTACGTCTACGACGGAACTGCGCCGCCGTACCTGGAGGATGCGCCGGTGAGCCCGATGGGTGTGTACGGGCAGACCAAGGCCGCCGGCGAGCTCGCCGCCGCCACGACACCGCGGCACTACATCATCCGGACCTCCTGGGTCCTCGGAGACGGCCACAACTTCGTGCGCACCATGCAGCGTCTCGCTGCCGCCGGCGTCGATCCGCGGGTGGTGGGTGACCAGTGGGGCCGGCTCACCCTCGCCGATGACATCGCCGCGGCCATCACGCACCTGATGACCACCGGCGCCCCGTTCGGCACCTACAACGTCACCGGATCCGGCCAGGTGCGCTCCTGGGCCGAGATCGCCCAGGCGGTGTTCCGCCTCAGCGGGCACGACCCGGCACGAGTCACCGAGGTGACGACGTCGCAGTACCTCGCCGATGCGCCCCAGCCGACCGCTCCGCGCCCCACCAGCAGCGTGCTCGACCTCACCAAGATCACCGCGAGCGGCTTCCGGCCCACCGACACCGATGCCGCGCTCGTGCGCTATCTCGCCCCCAACGTCCACCAGTGAGGTCAGTACGCTCCCCTACCCCCGAGGACTGCTCGGACGGTCCGCCACAGGATGGTCAGATCCATCATCACGCTCCAGTTGTCGACATACCGCAGATCCAGCCGCAGCGACTGGGCCCACGACAGATCCGACCGGCCGCTGACCTGCCACAGGCCGGTCAGCCCGGGCTTGACCCGCAGCCGCTGGATGGCGTCGTGATCGTAGGTGGCGACCTCCTCACCGAGCGGGGGGCGCGGGCCGACCAGCGACATGTCCCCGCGGACCACGTTCCACAGCTGGGGCAGCTCATCGATGGACATCCGCCGGAGCAGCCTGCCCACCGGTGTGACCCGGGGGTCCTCGCGCATCTTGAACAGGACCGCGTTGCCCTCGCTCGACGCCAGCAGCGCGGCCCGGGCCCTGTCGGCGTCCACATGCATCGTGCGCAGCTTGATCATGGTGAAGGGCGCTCCGTCCAAGCCGGTGCGCGTCTGCCGGTAGAACGCCGGCCCCGGTGAGGAGGCCCGTACGAGCACCGCGCTGATGGCCAGTACCGGCAGCGCCATGACGAACAGCACCACGCCGAGGGTGCGGTCGAGGACCGATTTCGCGGCCCGCCTGGGCCGGCCAGCCCCGATGTCGACGGTGAGGAGCGGAGTTCCGCCGACCGAGTGGAGCCTGACGCGCTCACGTACGACGTCGTCCATGTGCGGGGCGACGACCAGCTCGATGTGGTGGCGCTCGAGCTGCCAGCAGAGTCTGCGCAGCTCGACGGCGCTGACGGTGCCCGCCGCGACGACGACCGTCGAGATGCCGTGCTCGACCACGATGTCGGTCACCCGCTCAAGGGTGCCCAGCACCGGCGCGCCTCGCCAGTCGCCGTCCCGCGCAGGGGCCGCCGGCAGACTGGCCCCGATGATCTCGAAGCCGAGCTCCGGATCCGAACGGAAGAGGTCGACGAGCGGGTCCAGCTGCCCAGGAGCCCCGACGAGCAGAGTCCGCCGGAGCGAGTGCCCGCGACGACGGCGACGCCTGAGCAGCGCCAGTTGCACCCGCCGGCTCAGGACGACAGCAGCCAGGGTGCCGGCGATGGCGGCCACCAGTGGCACCGGCGGTACCTCGACCGACCCCAGGAAGGCGAGACCGATCAGCAATGAGGCCCATGCCCATCCTGCCCGGAGGACGCCGCGATAGCGGTCGCTACCCATCATCGCGCGGCGGCTGTCATATCCGTGGACCATTGCGATCGCGGCCGCGAACACGAGACCGGCGCCGGTCGGGCCACCGATCAGCAGTCCCACCGATGCCACGGAGGACCGCATCGCGATCGCGATCATGAGGGCTGCGATCATGGCGTCGCCGATGGGCAGTGCCCACCGGTACGCGTGACTCCAGGTGCGTTCTGGCTCGATCGTCGAACGAGCGCCGGTCCTCAGTTCAGCCAGTGAGATCGGGACGGTAGGCCCGGGGGAAAGCACCGACCCGCGAGACGAACGATGCACGCCGACCTTGATCACCTGGTCAAGCGACACACCGTCTCACCTCCCTCGCTCGCACCTGGAGTCACGCCCGGCGTTCAGGGGAACGAGGTCCGAGCGGCTCACTGACACTCAAGCAGGTGGGCCCGCCGCTGGCACGGGTGAAGACGAGGTGAACGCGCGGTATGAGGCGCACGCCGTCCAGGGTGATGGAGGGCGACGCCAGGGTGAGGTGAGCCGCTCGTGCCGGGAGCGCGCTAGCGGGAGACGATCACCGTCAGGGAGTGGATCAGGCGGGCGAGGATCTCGGGCTGATCGACCGAGACGATATGGCCGGCACGTGGCACGCGGACCAGCCGCGCGAGTGGTGCCGCCGCTGCGAAACGGCGTTCGTCGAACCGGAAGTGGTCCCATCCGCCGTTGACCAGCCAGACCGGGACCTCCAGCCGCGCGAGATCGGCCAGGGGGCGCACGTCCCGCATCGCGCGAAGCGCCGGCACCATGGCGTCCAGCGCCACACCGCCGGCCGAGACCTCCCGCGCACCCTCCTCCCCGAGGACGAGGCGCGCCATCACCCGGTGCAGCGCCAGACCGCGGTCCGGCAGCCGCGCGATGACAGCGGCGAGCGCCTGGTAGCCGGCCAAGGGCAGCCCGCGGGGCTCAGCACTGCACGAGGCGGCCACGACGCCCAGCACCGGCATCCGGGTGCGGGCGGCCCACCGGAGCGCGAGATACCCCCCGAGCGACAACCCGGCCAGCACGATCGGGCCGCCGGCATCGGAGGCCGCACGGTCGAGCACCCGGTCGCATCCGTCGAGGGTGAAGGGGGTGTCGATCAGGGCGCCATGGCCGGGCAGGTCGGCCGAGATCACCGGGATGTCCCGCTCGCGCAAGCGGCGCTCGACGCCGTCCCACATGCTGCGCGAACTCCGGATCCCGTGCACGAGCACCACCGTCGCAGCCACATCAGGACTGTACCGGTCCGGCACAGCGAAGGGCCCGGCCGGGAGGTCATCCCGGCCGGGCCCTTCGGGAGGCGGCGCAGACCGGTCAGGTCCGCAGCCACCTCGCGATCCTCACGAGGAGGACATCTTTCACTTGGAGTCGGTGGACTCCTCCGCGGTCTCGTCGGACCCCTCGGCCTGAGCCGTGGTGTCCTCGTCGTCGCTGCTCGCGGCGTCCTCGACCTGGTCGTCGCTGCTCGCGGTGGTCTCCGCAGCGGCCTCGTCGGCCGCAGCGTCCTCCTTGACCGCGCGCTTGGTGGCGCCCTCGGCCTCGGCGACCGTGGCCTGCTTGGGGCTCAGCGGCTCCATCACGAGCTCGATGACGGCCATGGGTGCGTTGTCACCCTTGCGAGGGGCGATCTTCGTGATGCGGGTGTAGCCACCCTCCCGCTCGGCCATCGCCGGCGCGATGTCCGCGAACAGGACGTGCACGACGTCCTTGCGGGACAGCACGGCGTGCACCTGGCGACGGGCGTGCAGGTCACCGCGCTTGGCCTTCGTGATCAGCCGCTCGGCAAGCGGGCGCAGGCGCTTCGCGCGGGCTTCCGTGGTGCGGATGCTCTGGTGCTCGAACAGGGACTGGGCCATGTTCGCCAGCATCAGCCGCTCGTGCGCCGGTCCGCCACCGAGGCGAGGACCCTTCGTGGGCTTGGGCATAATGTTTCCTCAGTTCTTCTTGATGGGGCCGGCTGCTCAGTTGTAGGCGTCGAAGTCGTCGCCGTCGTCGTAAGCGCTGGCCACGAGCGTCGGATCGAAGTCGGCGGGGCTGTCCTTGAGGGACAGGCCGAGTCCGACCAGCTTCTCCTTGACCTCGGTGATCGACTTCGCGCCGAAGTTGCGGATGTCGAGGAGGTCCGCCTCACTGCGGGCGACCAGCTCGCCGACGGTGTGGATCCCCTCACGCTTGAGGCAGTTGTAGGAGCGGATCGTCAGGTCGAGCTGCTCGATCGGCAGGGCGAGGTCCTCGGCCAGTGCCGAGTCCGTCGGCGACGGGCCGATCTCGATGCCCTCGGCCTCGACGTTGAGCTCGCGGGCCAGCCCGAAGAGCTCGACCAGCGTCTTGCCGGCGGAGGCGAGCGCGTCCCGCGGTGCCATGGACCGCTTGGTCTCGACGTCGACGATCAGCCGGTCGAAGTCGGTGCGCTGCTCCACACGGGTTGCCTCGACCTTGTAGGTCACCTTGAGGACCGGCGAGTAGATCGAGTCCACCGGGATGCGGCCGATCTCGGCGTCGAACGGCTTGTTCTGGGCCGCCGAGACATATCCGCGACCCCGCTCCACGGTCAGCTCGATCTCCACCTTGCCCTTGGCGTTGACGGTGGCGATGTGCAGCTCGGGGTTGTGGACCTCGACCCCCGCAGGCGGGGTGATGTCGGCCGCGGTGATCGTCCCGGGGCCCTGCTTGCGCAGGTACATCACGACCGGCTCGTCGTTCTCGGAGGAGACCACGATGTTCTTGATGTTCAGGATGATCTCGGTGACATCCTCCTTGACCCCGGGGATCGTGGAGAACTCGTGCAGCACACCGTCGATGCGGATGCTGGTCACGGCGGCGCCGGGGATCGAGGAGAGCAGCGTGCGGCGCATGCTGTTGCCGAGCGTGTAGCCGAAGCCCGGCTCGAGCGGTTCGATGACGAAGCGCGAGCGGTACTCGTCGACGACGTCCTCGGTCAGGGTGGGGCGCTGTGCAATGAGCACGGTGTGTGTCCTTTCGGCGGACGTCCGCTATATGACGTCGCGGGTTTCCCCTCACCCATCCGTCCGGGAGAGAGGGTCCTGCTGTGCTGGTGCGCTGGCTCGGCGAGCCGCCGCAAGCGGGTCAGACGCGGCGGCGCTTCGGCGGGCGGCAACCGTTGTGCGCCTGCGGGGTGACGTCCTGGATCGAGCCCACCTCGAGTCCGGTCGCCTGCAGCGACCGGATGGCGGTCTCGCGGCCGGAACCCGGACCCTTGACGAACACGTCGACCTTCTTCATGCCGTGTTCCTGCGCCTTGCGGGCCGCGGCCTCGGCGGCGAGCTGAGCGGCGAAGGGGGTCGACTTGCGCGACCCCTTGAAGCCGACCTGGCCGGAGGAGGCCCAGGAGATCACGGCGCCGGAGGGGTCGGTGATCGAGACGATGGTGTTGTTGAACGTGGACTTGATGTAGGCGTTGCCCTGGGAGACGTTCTTCTTCTCCTTGCGGCGCGGCTTGCGCGCGGCGGTCGCCTGGCGAGTCTTGGGAGGCATGTGCGTTCTCTTTCTTCGTGAGGTCGTCGGTCCGGCCGGGCCGGCGGTGTCGGGCAGCCCGGGAGCGGACTACTAGCGACCGGCCTTCTTCTTGCCGGCGACG
Above is a window of Ruania suaedae DNA encoding:
- a CDS encoding asparagine synthase-related protein, whose protein sequence is MSGRTHVGEAGMSYQRLTARERAVAAPLGAMPPSREVRRADGRLSTRAALEQAVAGALGAGPCYVLFSGGRDSSLVLALATRAARLVGAPLPIPVTAVYPGDERADESSWQALVLGHLGLTERIVLPVTDQRSTLGDLATRHLRRRGLVWPEAVHTQPLFFEQLDPGTILTGEGGDIFVEGRRITPLHLLVHGGRRRPSGALVRAAAMSLAPGALLRRQVRRRWADPDLLPWLRPAAREILAADEAALRGPLRWDASCWADFDQRATRLGLDNAVVSAAEYGLRMRHPLAEAPVVGALAREGGAWGFRGRTSLFRRLGSDLLPDEVLARRSKAAFNSSRWGERERAFAREFQPGGFDPDFVDEERLRAEWLSPRPHPASFFLAQMAWLHQAGVGPGSDRSQAAAEPVRPSVPRPGWARREGPRGPGRRGAAR
- a CDS encoding lasso RiPP family leader peptide-containing protein; protein product: MKGRGRMGKYEAPTLTEVGSVREMTLGGANLQDWSDEIRLWRITLPAPGEFS
- a CDS encoding nucleotidyltransferase family protein, translated to MWSGTASRQQHAISHSLVSIARGETPALAREVAADPEEFLGAVRFHRLAPLAHVLLRDSQPALGHLLRPDRDRAAAMHLHVTTLLGHVGDLLDGVPWAVFKGPVLSELAHPVVGLRSYKDLDLLVAAGDLRTVSTRLREAGWTVADFDDMLRNPQAPGEMHWRSPSGVLVDLHWSMINMAERRRTLAVPTEQLLARRVPIRLGFSTGWTLDPEDGFIHVCLHAALTGANRLLYLVDAQRMAARVTDWGEVGRRARAWKVAPHVCLVLLRARDTLGGDLPEEMGRTLPMSWAFRALTAGVGRLAPVDRARQEPGLARLVARAVAPGAARTAAGSSRSVVRHVLVRRPPVPGDRVLADDRALELYLARVEAAAGPGC
- the rfbA gene encoding glucose-1-phosphate thymidylyltransferase RfbA; amino-acid sequence: MKGIILAGGSGTRLHPLTIGVSKQLLPVYDKPMVYYPLSTLMLAGIRDILVITTPHEAASFERLLGDGSQFGISLTFAHQPSPDGLAQAFVIGADFIGADRVALILGDNLLYGPGLGTRLSRFTDIDGAAVFAYWVSDPRSYGVVGFDADGHATSLEEKPAEPASNYAVPGLYFYDNDVLELARQARPSARGEYEITDINRAYLERDRLQVHVLPRGTAWLDTGTFDQMTDAGDYVRTMERRTGLKIGAPEEVAWRKGFLTDDELRARAAGLRRSGYGSYLLELLEREGR
- the rfbB gene encoding dTDP-glucose 4,6-dehydratase; translation: MMRLLVTGGAGFVGANFVRHVIEHSDHEVAVLDALTYAGHRASLAGLPADRVRFVHGDVADARLVDGLVGDCDAVVHFAAESHNDRSLRDPRIFLHSNVVGTFTLLEAVRRHNTRLHHISTDEVYGDLELDSPERFTETTAYNPSSPYSSTKAGSDMLVRAWCRSFGVRATISNCSNNYGPYQHVEKFIPRQITNVLRGLRPKLYGGGRNVRDWIHVEDHSSAVLAILETGRPGQTYLIGADGECSNREVVELVLALMGRPAQAYDQVADRPGHDQRYAIDATKLRTELGWRPRFGDFERGLASTIDWYRTHEAWWAPSKEDTEAFYAKHGQ
- a CDS encoding sugar nucleotide-binding protein codes for the protein MDLDKELGLSTTPIEGLLLVELPVRADSRGWFKENWQREKMLALGLPDFGPVQHNVSFNDRAGTTRGIHAEPWDKWVSVASGRVFGAWVDLREGPGLGRLVTAELDPSRAVFVPRGVGNAFQTLEAGTAYTYLVNGHWRAEATYTVLDLADATVGIRWPIPLSRAEISDKDRHHPPLARVTPLPARRTLVLGADGQIGRALRSRWGEVPSVEYTTRSQLDLTDTGLAGARPWQDCGVLVNAAAFTGVDAAETHEGRRAAWEANATAVGRLARIATDHRLTLVHLSSDYVYDGTAPPYLEDAPVSPMGVYGQTKAAGELAAATTPRHYIIRTSWVLGDGHNFVRTMQRLAAAGVDPRVVGDQWGRLTLADDIAAAITHLMTTGAPFGTYNVTGSGQVRSWAEIAQAVFRLSGHDPARVTEVTTSQYLADAPQPTAPRPTSSVLDLTKITASGFRPTDTDAALVRYLAPNVHQ
- a CDS encoding sugar transferase — protein: MIAALMIAIAMRSSVASVGLLIGGPTGAGLVFAAAIAMVHGYDSRRAMMGSDRYRGVLRAGWAWASLLIGLAFLGSVEVPPVPLVAAIAGTLAAVVLSRRVQLALLRRRRRRGHSLRRTLLVGAPGQLDPLVDLFRSDPELGFEIIGASLPAAPARDGDWRGAPVLGTLERVTDIVVEHGISTVVVAAGTVSAVELRRLCWQLERHHIELVVAPHMDDVVRERVRLHSVGGTPLLTVDIGAGRPRRAAKSVLDRTLGVVLFVMALPVLAISAVLVRASSPGPAFYRQTRTGLDGAPFTMIKLRTMHVDADRARAALLASSEGNAVLFKMREDPRVTPVGRLLRRMSIDELPQLWNVVRGDMSLVGPRPPLGEEVATYDHDAIQRLRVKPGLTGLWQVSGRSDLSWAQSLRLDLRYVDNWSVMMDLTILWRTVRAVLGGRGAY
- a CDS encoding alpha/beta fold hydrolase, with product MAATVVLVHGIRSSRSMWDGVERRLRERDIPVISADLPGHGALIDTPFTLDGCDRVLDRAASDAGGPIVLAGLSLGGYLALRWAARTRMPVLGVVAASCSAEPRGLPLAGYQALAAVIARLPDRGLALHRVMARLVLGEEGAREVSAGGVALDAMVPALRAMRDVRPLADLARLEVPVWLVNGGWDHFRFDERRFAAAAPLARLVRVPRAGHIVSVDQPEILARLIHSLTVIVSR
- the rplQ gene encoding 50S ribosomal protein L17 → MPKPTKGPRLGGGPAHERLMLANMAQSLFEHQSIRTTEARAKRLRPLAERLITKAKRGDLHARRQVHAVLSRKDVVHVLFADIAPAMAEREGGYTRITKIAPRKGDNAPMAVIELVMEPLSPKQATVAEAEGATKRAVKEDAAADEAAAETTASSDDQVEDAASSDDEDTTAQAEGSDETAEESTDSK
- a CDS encoding DNA-directed RNA polymerase subunit alpha is translated as MLIAQRPTLTEDVVDEYRSRFVIEPLEPGFGYTLGNSMRRTLLSSIPGAAVTSIRIDGVLHEFSTIPGVKEDVTEIILNIKNIVVSSENDEPVVMYLRKQGPGTITAADITPPAGVEVHNPELHIATVNAKGKVEIELTVERGRGYVSAAQNKPFDAEIGRIPVDSIYSPVLKVTYKVEATRVEQRTDFDRLIVDVETKRSMAPRDALASAGKTLVELFGLARELNVEAEGIEIGPSPTDSALAEDLALPIEQLDLTIRSYNCLKREGIHTVGELVARSEADLLDIRNFGAKSITEVKEKLVGLGLSLKDSPADFDPTLVASAYDDGDDFDAYN
- the rpsK gene encoding 30S ribosomal protein S11, producing the protein MPPKTRQATAARKPRRKEKKNVSQGNAYIKSTFNNTIVSITDPSGAVISWASSGQVGFKGSRKSTPFAAQLAAEAAARKAQEHGMKKVDVFVKGPGSGRETAIRSLQATGLEVGSIQDVTPQAHNGCRPPKRRRV